The following nucleotide sequence is from Calidithermus timidus DSM 17022.
CTGATGCACGAGTTGGTGGCTGGAGCACGGGTATTGGCCCTGCCGGTGATCTTCGATGCCAAGCGCGGAGATATCGGTTCTACCGCCGAGGCCTACGCCAGGGCCTACCTCGAGGCCTATCCCGGCAGCGCCCTCACCGTCAACCCCTACCTAGGCGAGGACGCCCTGGAACCCTTCCTCCAGGCCGCCTTGGGCAGCCGCGGCGCGCTGTTCGTGCTGGTCAAGACCTCCAACCCCGGTTCGGGCTTCCTCCAGGACCTGCGCTTGGCCGACGGGCGCAGGCTCTCCCAGGCGGTGGCTGGCTGGGTGGCCGCGCAGGCCGAGCGCTGTCGGGTGGGGGAGTGGAGCCGGGTGGGGGCGGTAGTGGGGGCGACCTATCCCGAGCAGGTGGACGAACTGCGTTCGGCCATGCCCCGCTCCCCCTTCCTCCTGCCCGGCCTGGGGGCTCAGGGTGGGCAACCCCTGCGGGGAGCCGGGCTGCTCAACTCGGCCAGTCGGGCGCTGTACTATCCGGGGGGAAAGCCGCAGCTCGAGGCCGCCGTGGCCCAGGCCGAGGCCTACCTGAGCGCGCTCAGCGCACCCACCCCGTCGCTTTGAAAACCACCCGGCTCAGGCTGGCCCAGGTTCCTGGGAGGGCTCATTACGCCAATAGCAAAATTTTGACTCACAATATGCTACCATTTATTCCATGGGCTTCCCCGACCACCCTCACCCCAGCATCGTCGGGCGTGGCGCAGCCTCCAACCCCTCCAACCGCTTCGAGCGGCTGCAGGTCACCCTCGACCCGCACGACGACTGCTTCGAGCCCGAGGCGATCAAGCCACAAACCCAGTATTTCAAGGACCATTCCCGCTCGATCCTCGCCCGCAACGACTCCCCCGACGTGGGGGCCAAGGTCAGCATCAACCCCTACCGCGGGTGCGAGCATGGTTGCGTGTATTGCTATGCCCGGCCCACACACGAATACCTGGGCTTCTCCCTGGGCCTGGACTTCGAGAGCAAGATCATGGTCAAGACCGACGCGCCCGAGCTGCTGCGCAAGGAACTCGCGCACCCGCGCTGGCAGCCGCAGGTGGTGATGTTCAGCGGTGTGACCGACATCTACCAGCCGGCCGAGCGCCACTTCGAGCTCACCCGCCGCTGCCTCGAGGTCTTTCTCGAGTTCCGTAACCCCGTGGGGATGGTCACCAAGAACTACCTCATCACCCGCGACCTCGACCTGCTCGTGGAGATGGCCCGCTACCGCTGCGTGTCGGTGGGCATCTCGCTCACCACCCTCGACGAGGAACTGCGGCGGCTGATGGAGCCGCGCACCTCGGCGCCCAGGCGCCGCTTGGCGGCCATCGAGGCCCTGGCGAGCGCCGGGGTGCAGGTGGGGGTGATGACCGCGCCCATCATCCCCGGCCTCAACGACCACGAGATCCCCGCGCTGATCCGCGAGGCGGCCCAGGCCGGCGCCAGGTGGGCCGCCTACACCGTCGTGCATCTACCCTACGGGCTCAAGGAGCTCTTCACCGACTGGCTCTCCCGCCACTACCCCGAGCGCAAGGAGAAGGTGCTCGGGCGCATCCGGGCTATGCGGGGTGGCCAGCTCAACGACCCCCGCTTCGGCTACCGCATGACCGGCGAGGGTGTATTTGCCGACCAGATCCGCCAGCTCTTTCGCGCCGCCTGCCGCAAGGCGGGGTTGCCCAAGCCTGCCTACCGGCTCACCACCGAGCACTTCCGGGTGCCTGGGGTGCACCAGCCCCGGCTGTGGTGAGGGGTTCTCATCGGCTCGAGGCCGCTCCCCAAGCCGTCGCAGTCCCTCGCTGGGTGCCTCAACGCAGGTCGTACGTCCTGCGTCGTACACAAGACGCCCCTTCTTCACCTCCCGTGGCAAACTGTGTGCCCCTTAGCATAGAGCCTGATGGACGTGCTTCAGATGTACCGCGAGACCGGAGCCCTGCACGAGGGCCATTTCCTGCTCAGGAGCGGGCGGCATTCGCCGATGTTTTTGCAATCGGTCACCCTGATGCAGCACCCCCTGTATGCCGAGGCCATCGGGGAGGCGATTGGTAAGCTGTTCGAGGACGTGGGGCTGGAGTTCGTGATCGGCCCGGCGATGGGCGGGGTGACGCTGGCCTTCGTGGTGGCGCGGGCCCTGGGGGTGCGTTCGCTCTTCGCCGAGAAGGACGGCGCGGGCGGGATGTACGTACGCGAAGGGCTCACCATTCACCCCGGTGACCGGTTCCTGGCGGTCGAGGACGTGATCACCACGGGGGGCTCGGTGCAGCGGGCCATCCGGGCCGCCGAAGCCAAGGGGGGAGTGTGCGTGGGGGTGGGGGCCATCGTGGACCGCAGCGGGGGCCAGGCCGATTTCGGCGTGCCCTTCAGGGCCCTCACCGCCCTCGAGTTCCCCACCTATGATCCAAGCGACTGTCCGCTGTGCCGCCAGGGGGTACCCTTACGAGAGATATGACCGTGCCGAAGGCTCAATACCCAACACACAACGTCGAAGCTTTATTGCCGAGGGCGGGGCGGCGAGGGCTGAGTAGCTGCTCCCTCCTCACCCGCTGCGGCCTGGGCTTGCTTTTTGCCTTGCTCTTTACCCTCAGCCTTGGTTTTTCCCTGGCCCATGGTGAAGAGATCGAGGCCGCGAGGCAGGCGGTTCAGGAGTGGCAGGCCGGGAAGTATACCGTAGACCCTAGCCAGGCCTTCGGCAAGCCCGCCGAGGAGTCGGTGCGCATCCTCGAGCGCTACATCGCCTTCCCGCCCCCGCCGCAGGGGCTCGAGGTCAACCTCGAGTCGCCCCTGGCGGAAGAGAGCACGCGGGGCAGCGTGGTGAGCTTCCCGGCCAGCGTAGGCGAGCAGACCGGCGAAGTGCGGGTGCTGTTAAAAAACGGCGAGCCAACCCGCATCACTTGGGTGCCCGCCGGGGGGCAACTCCCGCCGTGGATCGAGAGCCCGGTGACTTGGGGGGTGTTCGTCCTGGTGTCGCTGGGCTGGGTGCTGGCCCTGCGGGGTGGGGGCATCCTGGCGCAGTGGTGGCGCGAGGGCTGGGCCCTGGTGCGCGCTCACGCCCGGTTGTACCTCACGCTCAACGCCGTGCTCTACGGACTGTTCATCCTGGGCTCCCTGGCGGCCTACGCCTCGCCCGAGATGGCGGGCTTGGTGCAGCGGCTGGTGGGTGGCGCCCTCGAGCAGATCGGCATCGGGGAGGGGGGCGTAAGGGGCGGGGTGCTCGAGTTCGCCCTGCTGATCTTCTACTGGAACTTCACCCGCGGCCTGGTGCTCACCACCGCCATGCCAGGGCTGTTGTTGGGGGTCCCGGCCCTGCTCATCAACGCCTTCCGCTACTTCTTCTTCGGTTTCGCCCTGAGCCCGGCGCTCTTCCCCACCGTAGCCTTCCTGGCCCATGTGCCCACGCTGATCATCGAGTTGCAGGCTTACATCCTGGGCACTTTTGGGGGGATGGTGCTGGCGGGCAGGGTGCTGCGCGGTGAGGGCTTTCGTCCGGGGTTGCGGGCGGTGGGCCTGATGGTCTATCTGGGTGGCTTCTTCCTGCTCATAGGCGCCTGGTACGAGGCTTTGGAGATCGTGGTGCTTCTGGGGCGATGAGCGATCCCTCCACCTCCTCCTCGGGCAAGGTCGCGGTCATCGGCGCGGGGGCCTGGGGTACGGCGATTGCCCTGCTGATGGCGCAAAAGGGCCTCGAGGTAGCGCTGTGGGCCCGCCGAAGGGAGCAGGCCGAGGCCATGCTGGCCATGCGGGAGAACCGGGAGTACCTGCCGGGGATCGCCCTGCCCGCCAACCTGCAGCCCACCTCCCATGCCGCCGAAGCGCTCGAAGGCGCGGCTTTGGCGGTGGTGGCGGTGCCCTCGAGGGCGCTGGCCGAAACGCTCGCCCCCATGCCCAGGGCCCCGGCCTATCTCTCGCTCACCAAGGGATTGGCCCACACCGACTGCGGCCTCACCCGCATGAGCCAGGTCATCGCTGAGGTGACGGGAGTGGAGCGCGTGGCCGCCCTCTCAGGCCCCAACCTGGCGGAGGAGATCGCCCGCTTCCAGCCCGCCGCCTCGGTAGTAGCCGCCTCCGACGCCGAACTAGCCCGGTGGGTGCAGAAGATCCTTAGCGGCCCCAGCTTTCGGGTCTACACCAGCAACGACCTCGTGGGGGTGGAGCTGGGCGGAGCCCTCAAGAACGTCATCGCTCTGGCGGCGGGCATGGTGGATGGCTTGCGGCTGGGCGACAACGCTAAGGCCTCACTGATGACCCGCGCCCTGCGCGAGATCGTGCGCTTCGGGGTCGCCCAGGGGGCGCAGAGCGAAACCTTTTACGGGCTTTCGGGTCTGGGTGACCTGATCGCCACCTGCACCAGCCTGCACTCGCGCAACCGCGGGGCCGGAGAGAGGATCGCCCGCGGGGCTACATTGCGGGAACTCGAGGCCAGCAAGCAGGTCGTCGAGGGTATCTACACCGTCAAGGCCCTGCACGAGTGGGGGCAGCGCTCGGGGGTGGAGATGCCCATCACCGAAGCGGTCTGGCGGGTGATTTACCGGGGCGAGAAGCCGCTCGAGGTGCTCTCGGCGTTGATGGGGCGAGAGGCCAAGTCGGAGTAGGGGATTTCAACTTTCTAATACGAAACTTTTTTCTTCGTTTCGCTTTCATTAAGACCCAAGAATGATTGACAAACGAAATATGCCGCGCTTACAATACCGCTGACCTGAGAGTCTAACGGTCGCCGCCGACGGTCTTAGGAGAGCATCCTGTGGCTAACCAGTGACGGGTTAGGTCTGGGAGGTGTTTTTCTGTGTCCCGGCGGGGGAGGTATGGGTATGAAGAAATTGCTGTTGGGTGCGCTGTTGGTGATGGGGATGGGCCTGGCCATGGCTCAGCAGATTCGCATCGTCGTGGTCTCCCACGGGCAGGCGGCTGACCCCTTTTGGTCGGTGGTCAAGAACGGGGTGGACCAGGCGGCCAAAGACATGAATGTGCGGGTGGAGTACCGAGCGCCCGAAACCTTTGACATGGTGCGCATGGCCCAGCTCATCGACGCTGCGGTGGCTTCCAGGCCCAATGCGATCGTGGTTTCGATTCCCGACGCCAAAGCCCTGGAAAGGTCGATCACCGCCGCGGTGAAGGCGGGCATCCCGGTCGTCTCGATGAACTCCGGCTCCGACGTGGCCGAGAAGCTAGGTGTGCTGCTTCACGTGGGCCAGACCGAGTACGAAGCCGGTCTGGGGGCGGGCAAGCGCATGAAGGCGGCGGGCGTGAAGAACGCCATCTGCATCAACCAGGAAGTCGGCAACGTTGCGCTCGACCTTCGCTGCAAAGGGTTCTTTGATGGGCTGGGGATCAAGCCCAACGTGATTCCCGTGAAGATCGGCGATCCTACGGGCATCAGGAACGCAGTCGCCGCCGCCTTGCAGAAGGACCCCACCATCGACGGCGTGCTGACCCTTGGCCCTACGGCTGCCGAGCCCGTGTTGCAGGCCATCGAGGGCAAGAAGCTGGTCTTTGGCACCTTCGACCTTTCGCCTGCGGTGCTCAAGGCGCTGAGCGAGAAGAAGATGGCTTTTGCCATCGACCAGCAGCAGTGGCTGCAGGGCTACTTGCCCATCGTGATCCTGGCCAACTACGTCCGCTATGGCCTGCTGCCGGCCAACAACGTCATCCTCACCGGGCCGGGCTTCGTCACCCCCGAGAACGCCGCCCAGGTGATCGACCTGAGCAAGAAGGGCATCCGCTGAGTCGCTGGCGCCGGTTGGGTGGAGCTTTTGCGGCTTCGAGGCCCCCAACGAAGGCTGTTGGGGGCCTCTTTTTCCAGAAGAGCATTCGGGGAGTGAAAGCATGGCGGTGAGAACACAGGACGAGCGGTTGCGGCCCATAAGCCTCTGGCAGCGACTATTGCTGCGCCCTGAGCTCGGTTCGATCGCGGGCCTGATCGTGGTGTTCGGTTTTTTCGCGATTGCCGCGGGGGATAGCGGTTTCCTGACCTGGGCCGGCACGCGCAACTACCTCGAGGTCGCCGCACAGCTGGGCATCCTGGCGGCGGCGGTAGCCTTGCTGATGATCGGGGGTGAGTTCGACCTCTCGGTGGGCTCGATGATCGGGGTGGCGGCGGTCATGATGGCCATTCTGAGCCACCCCGATTACGGGGGCTTGCCCATCTCCTTTTCCCTGGTGATCACCCTTGGCTTTGCCCTGCTGATCGGTTACTTCAACGGCTGGCTGGTGCTGCGAACC
It contains:
- the pyrF gene encoding orotidine-5'-phosphate decarboxylase yields the protein MVFDFVEEVLQRPPLVLGVDPRPELHRVEGVRESPLRHIRRYTLELMEALAARLCAVKFQAAFFEALGPEGFALMHELVAGARVLALPVIFDAKRGDIGSTAEAYARAYLEAYPGSALTVNPYLGEDALEPFLQAALGSRGALFVLVKTSNPGSGFLQDLRLADGRRLSQAVAGWVAAQAERCRVGEWSRVGAVVGATYPEQVDELRSAMPRSPFLLPGLGAQGGQPLRGAGLLNSASRALYYPGGKPQLEAAVAQAEAYLSALSAPTPSL
- a CDS encoding PA0069 family radical SAM protein, with product MGFPDHPHPSIVGRGAASNPSNRFERLQVTLDPHDDCFEPEAIKPQTQYFKDHSRSILARNDSPDVGAKVSINPYRGCEHGCVYCYARPTHEYLGFSLGLDFESKIMVKTDAPELLRKELAHPRWQPQVVMFSGVTDIYQPAERHFELTRRCLEVFLEFRNPVGMVTKNYLITRDLDLLVEMARYRCVSVGISLTTLDEELRRLMEPRTSAPRRRLAAIEALASAGVQVGVMTAPIIPGLNDHEIPALIREAAQAGARWAAYTVVHLPYGLKELFTDWLSRHYPERKEKVLGRIRAMRGGQLNDPRFGYRMTGEGVFADQIRQLFRAACRKAGLPKPAYRLTTEHFRVPGVHQPRLW
- the pyrE gene encoding orotate phosphoribosyltransferase gives rise to the protein MDVLQMYRETGALHEGHFLLRSGRHSPMFLQSVTLMQHPLYAEAIGEAIGKLFEDVGLEFVIGPAMGGVTLAFVVARALGVRSLFAEKDGAGGMYVREGLTIHPGDRFLAVEDVITTGGSVQRAIRAAEAKGGVCVGVGAIVDRSGGQADFGVPFRALTALEFPTYDPSDCPLCRQGVPLREI
- a CDS encoding stage II sporulation protein M, whose protein sequence is MTVPKAQYPTHNVEALLPRAGRRGLSSCSLLTRCGLGLLFALLFTLSLGFSLAHGEEIEAARQAVQEWQAGKYTVDPSQAFGKPAEESVRILERYIAFPPPPQGLEVNLESPLAEESTRGSVVSFPASVGEQTGEVRVLLKNGEPTRITWVPAGGQLPPWIESPVTWGVFVLVSLGWVLALRGGGILAQWWREGWALVRAHARLYLTLNAVLYGLFILGSLAAYASPEMAGLVQRLVGGALEQIGIGEGGVRGGVLEFALLIFYWNFTRGLVLTTAMPGLLLGVPALLINAFRYFFFGFALSPALFPTVAFLAHVPTLIIELQAYILGTFGGMVLAGRVLRGEGFRPGLRAVGLMVYLGGFFLLIGAWYEALEIVVLLGR
- a CDS encoding NAD(P)H-dependent glycerol-3-phosphate dehydrogenase is translated as MSDPSTSSSGKVAVIGAGAWGTAIALLMAQKGLEVALWARRREQAEAMLAMRENREYLPGIALPANLQPTSHAAEALEGAALAVVAVPSRALAETLAPMPRAPAYLSLTKGLAHTDCGLTRMSQVIAEVTGVERVAALSGPNLAEEIARFQPAASVVAASDAELARWVQKILSGPSFRVYTSNDLVGVELGGALKNVIALAAGMVDGLRLGDNAKASLMTRALREIVRFGVAQGAQSETFYGLSGLGDLIATCTSLHSRNRGAGERIARGATLRELEASKQVVEGIYTVKALHEWGQRSGVEMPITEAVWRVIYRGEKPLEVLSALMGREAKSE
- a CDS encoding sugar ABC transporter substrate-binding protein, with product MKKLLLGALLVMGMGLAMAQQIRIVVVSHGQAADPFWSVVKNGVDQAAKDMNVRVEYRAPETFDMVRMAQLIDAAVASRPNAIVVSIPDAKALERSITAAVKAGIPVVSMNSGSDVAEKLGVLLHVGQTEYEAGLGAGKRMKAAGVKNAICINQEVGNVALDLRCKGFFDGLGIKPNVIPVKIGDPTGIRNAVAAALQKDPTIDGVLTLGPTAAEPVLQAIEGKKLVFGTFDLSPAVLKALSEKKMAFAIDQQQWLQGYLPIVILANYVRYGLLPANNVILTGPGFVTPENAAQVIDLSKKGIR